From the Nodularia sp. NIES-3585 genome, one window contains:
- a CDS encoding ABC transporter substrate-binding protein, translating into MTWPSLTARRWSGISQFLSLFCLCVLLVVSCAPRQQTTTLSSSAGDGRITVGTTLKPRTLDPADTYELASLSLVLNMSDRLYTYEPGSTEIKPQLATALPQVSADALTYTIPIRQGVVYHDETPFNAKAMEFSIQRFIENKGKPSFLLSDTVESVKATDEYELTIQLKRPFAAFPSLLAFSGVCAVSPTAYEIGAGKFQPNTFVGTGPYKLAQYGTDSLRLDVFDKYWGEKPANQGVNVQIQTSPVNLFNAFRTGTVDVAYLSLQPDQIRSLEAGAKNGDWQTITAQGSAVSYMVLNRNQQPLDQPEVRAAIAAMIDRPLINERVLLGQANPLYSMIPTTFNVSQPLFKDKYGDANFAQAKELLTKAGFSAENPAKVQIWYPSSSANRSLAAQTLKSLADQQMEGMLQIEISNVESATFFKDISRGIYPAALVDWYPDFLDPDNYVQPFLSCQKGSDAQGCEDGGSKTQGSFYYSEAINKLIAQQREEQNPAARQQIFTAIQTQVANDVPYIPLWQTKDYIFAQNGVSNVQLDPTQNLIYKTISKQ; encoded by the coding sequence ATGACCTGGCCTTCCTTGACTGCAAGACGATGGAGTGGAATTTCACAATTTTTATCATTGTTTTGTCTTTGTGTACTTTTGGTTGTGAGTTGCGCTCCTCGCCAGCAGACAACAACGTTATCATCTAGTGCAGGTGATGGTCGAATTACTGTCGGTACAACACTGAAACCTAGAACCCTCGATCCGGCTGATACCTACGAATTGGCTTCTTTGAGTTTAGTGTTAAATATGAGCGATCGCCTGTACACTTACGAACCAGGTAGCACGGAAATTAAACCCCAATTGGCGACAGCATTACCCCAAGTTAGTGCTGATGCTTTAACTTACACTATTCCTATCCGTCAGGGAGTTGTTTACCACGATGAGACTCCCTTCAACGCCAAAGCAATGGAGTTTAGCATTCAGCGATTTATTGAGAATAAGGGAAAACCTTCTTTCTTGTTATCGGATACGGTGGAATCAGTCAAAGCCACAGATGAATATGAGTTAACAATCCAGTTAAAAAGACCATTTGCGGCGTTTCCCTCACTGTTAGCATTTTCTGGGGTATGTGCAGTCTCGCCCACAGCTTACGAAATTGGGGCGGGGAAATTTCAGCCCAATACCTTTGTGGGAACTGGCCCTTACAAGTTAGCGCAGTATGGTACAGATTCACTGAGATTGGATGTATTTGACAAATATTGGGGGGAAAAACCAGCTAATCAGGGCGTTAATGTGCAGATTCAAACTAGCCCGGTGAATTTGTTTAATGCTTTCCGCACAGGTACAGTGGATGTGGCTTATCTATCCCTACAACCTGATCAAATTCGCAGCTTAGAAGCAGGAGCCAAAAATGGGGATTGGCAAACAATTACGGCTCAGGGTAGCGCTGTTAGTTATATGGTGTTGAACCGTAATCAGCAGCCTTTAGATCAGCCAGAAGTTCGAGCTGCGATCGCGGCCATGATTGACCGTCCACTGATCAATGAACGAGTTTTACTTGGTCAAGCTAATCCGCTTTATAGCATGATTCCTACCACTTTTAATGTTTCTCAACCATTATTTAAGGATAAATATGGTGATGCTAACTTTGCTCAAGCTAAAGAATTATTAACTAAAGCTGGTTTTTCCGCAGAAAATCCCGCCAAAGTACAAATTTGGTATCCTTCTAGTTCAGCTAATCGCAGTTTAGCAGCACAAACCCTGAAATCTCTGGCTGACCAACAAATGGAAGGAATGTTGCAAATAGAAATTAGTAATGTTGAAAGTGCTACTTTCTTTAAAGACATTTCTAGGGGTATATATCCCGCAGCTTTGGTTGATTGGTATCCAGACTTTTTAGATCCAGATAATTATGTGCAGCCATTTTTGTCTTGTCAGAAAGGCTCAGATGCTCAAGGCTGCGAAGACGGTGGTAGTAAAACTCAGGGTTCATTCTACTATAGCGAAGCCATCAATAAACTAATTGCTCAACAACGAGAAGAGCAAAACCCCGCAGCGCGCCAGCAAATTTTTACAGCCATCCAAACCCAAGTAGCTAATGATGTTCCTTACATTCCTTTATGGCAAACCAAAGATTATATATTTGCTCAAAATGGTGTTAGTAATGTGCAACTTGACCCGACGCAAAATTTAATTTATAAGACTATTTCAAAGCAGTAA
- a CDS encoding ABC transporter permease — MSRSKALQYYIASRLLLAPLQLLTIITIVFLLLRATPGDPADAILGGRAPEAAKEELRQQLGLNLPLWLQYLNYVGNLLRFDLGTSLTSRGQSVWDIIGQYFPATVELAVSSMAVALIVGILAGTLSASRPGTYFDIGGRLFGIITYALPMFWAGMLLQLIFSVQLGWFPSSNRFPPNLPAPVPITGLYTIDSLVTGNFSQFFISLHHLALPSLTLGILLSGIFERIVRVNLKETLKADYVEAARARGIGENKILVSHALKNALIPVITVLGLTFASLLGGAILTEVTFSWPGLANRLYQAISDRDYPTVQGVLVFFGAIVVAASILIDILNAYVDPRIRY; from the coding sequence ATGTCTCGATCTAAAGCTTTGCAATATTACATTGCTTCTCGATTACTTCTGGCTCCACTGCAATTGTTGACTATTATTACTATCGTATTTTTATTACTACGAGCCACACCAGGAGATCCAGCAGATGCGATTCTGGGCGGACGTGCGCCAGAAGCGGCTAAGGAGGAGTTACGCCAACAATTAGGTTTAAATCTGCCCCTGTGGTTACAGTATTTAAATTATGTGGGCAATTTACTGCGTTTTGATTTGGGAACTTCTTTAACAAGTCGGGGACAGTCTGTTTGGGACATCATCGGTCAGTATTTTCCCGCAACTGTAGAGTTAGCTGTATCAAGTATGGCGGTAGCTCTAATTGTCGGTATTTTGGCAGGTACTCTTTCGGCTTCTCGTCCCGGTACTTATTTTGATATTGGGGGGCGGTTGTTTGGTATTATTACTTACGCACTTCCTATGTTTTGGGCTGGAATGCTTTTACAGTTAATTTTCTCTGTACAACTGGGTTGGTTTCCTAGTTCTAACCGTTTTCCCCCTAATCTTCCGGCTCCTGTGCCGATAACTGGACTGTATACAATTGATAGTTTGGTGACTGGCAATTTTAGTCAGTTTTTTATATCTTTGCACCATTTAGCCCTGCCTAGTCTGACTCTAGGAATTTTGCTCAGTGGGATTTTTGAGCGCATTGTGCGCGTCAATTTAAAGGAAACCTTAAAAGCCGATTATGTAGAAGCCGCTAGAGCCAGAGGAATTGGTGAAAATAAAATTTTAGTCTCCCATGCTTTAAAAAATGCCCTAATTCCAGTAATTACAGTCTTAGGTTTAACTTTTGCATCTCTGTTGGGTGGGGCGATTTTAACTGAAGTGACGTTCTCTTGGCCTGGTTTAGCAAATCGCCTATATCAAGCCATTTCTGATCGCGATTATCCCACTGTCCAAGGAGTATTAGTATTTTTTGGGGCGATTGTGGTCGCGGCCAGCATTTTAATTGATATTCTTAATGCTTATGTTGATCCACGTATTCGCTATTAA
- the egtC gene encoding ergothioneine biosynthesis protein EgtC — protein MCRLLAYLGSSVTLENLLYKPEHSLIVQSYQPREMTSGVVNADGFGVGWYHSQRNTDPFTYRNTLPIWNDLNLPELSRYVESKCVLAYVRSATPGQALDFANCQPFNYQQQLFIHNGYIENFRKTLHRKIRSILTPDFYEQINGSTDSEHIFALLLSQSQINKHRPPESALRNTLVTLLEMAKRHQVKVSANIVFSDGNRLIASRFSSNAPAPSLYWLKNHQNFPKSVIIASEPLFTGNWTSCPENTIISVGEDCDIQIKPI, from the coding sequence ATGTGCCGTTTACTTGCTTACCTGGGTTCATCTGTGACTTTAGAGAATCTTCTATATAAACCTGAACATTCGTTGATAGTTCAGAGTTACCAACCTCGTGAAATGACTTCTGGAGTTGTGAATGCAGATGGCTTTGGTGTGGGTTGGTATCATAGTCAAAGAAATACAGACCCATTTACGTACCGAAATACATTACCTATTTGGAATGACTTAAATCTGCCTGAACTTAGCCGTTATGTGGAATCTAAATGCGTACTTGCTTATGTTCGTAGTGCGACACCTGGACAAGCGTTAGATTTTGCTAATTGTCAGCCGTTTAACTATCAACAACAGCTATTTATTCACAATGGATATATTGAGAATTTTCGGAAAACATTACACCGGAAAATCCGCAGTATATTAACTCCTGATTTCTACGAACAAATTAATGGTAGTACTGATTCGGAACACATCTTTGCGCTGCTACTTTCTCAAAGCCAAATCAATAAACATCGACCTCCAGAATCTGCTTTACGCAATACGTTAGTAACGTTATTAGAAATGGCAAAACGCCATCAAGTCAAAGTTTCAGCCAATATAGTCTTCAGTGATGGAAATCGTCTGATTGCTTCACGCTTTTCTAGCAATGCGCCTGCTCCGTCGCTATATTGGCTAAAAAATCATCAAAATTTTCCTAAATCTGTCATAATTGCCTCTGAACCGTTATTTACTGGTAATTGGACTAGTTGTCCAGAAAATACCATTATTAGTGTGGGAGAAGATTGTGATATCCAGATTAAACCAATCTAG
- a CDS encoding ergothioneine biosynthesis protein EgtB — protein sequence MISRLNQSSVKETLFCDLVECRLKTLKLFEGMDESKFCSQAHREFSPVGWHLGHIAYTESLWLLEHSAGLPCSFPQYRQLFAADGLPKSKRVQLPSLQTTRDYLETVRKQVLQRLEAVDIEKEEGLWRFLIQHESQHCEIISFVLELMKWEKREIKGVGEKTSYASAIDNITEMILIPAGEFEQGSDDTYALDNERPGHKVYLETYAIDRYPVTCGQYRLFMEAGGYDNSQWWSKAGWKWRQTEKVIKPLYWSGEDNWDNHPVCGVSWYEAEAYSRFVGKRLPTEAEWEKAASWDAEAGCRRIYPWGDESPSSENCNCDRLIGHTTPVDTYPTGQSAYGLYDTLGNVWEWTASWFDGYEGFQSYPYIGYSQVYFDNKHRVLKGGSWATRHWGLRASFRNWYYPDVYQIFAGFRCAE from the coding sequence GTGATATCCAGATTAAACCAATCTAGTGTAAAAGAGACTCTTTTTTGCGACTTGGTTGAATGTCGTCTGAAAACCTTGAAGCTGTTCGAGGGTATGGATGAATCTAAATTTTGTAGTCAGGCTCATCGTGAGTTTAGTCCCGTTGGTTGGCATTTAGGGCATATTGCTTATACGGAGTCTTTATGGTTATTAGAACACAGCGCGGGTTTGCCCTGTTCTTTCCCGCAATACCGGCAACTATTCGCGGCTGATGGTTTACCTAAGTCAAAACGTGTCCAGTTACCTAGTCTACAAACAACGCGTGATTACCTGGAGACGGTGAGAAAGCAGGTTTTACAACGCCTAGAAGCAGTTGATATTGAAAAAGAAGAAGGTCTTTGGCGCTTTTTGATTCAGCACGAAAGCCAACACTGTGAAATTATTAGCTTTGTGCTGGAATTGATGAAGTGGGAAAAGCGCGAGATAAAAGGGGTGGGGGAAAAGACTAGTTATGCCTCTGCAATCGATAATATTACGGAGATGATTCTCATCCCGGCTGGTGAATTTGAACAGGGAAGTGATGATACTTATGCTCTGGATAATGAGCGCCCTGGACATAAAGTATATTTAGAGACTTATGCTATTGACCGATATCCTGTGACTTGTGGACAGTATCGGTTATTTATGGAGGCTGGAGGCTACGATAATTCTCAATGGTGGTCAAAAGCTGGGTGGAAATGGCGACAAACTGAGAAGGTGATTAAACCACTTTACTGGTCTGGCGAAGACAATTGGGATAATCACCCAGTTTGTGGTGTTAGTTGGTATGAGGCCGAAGCATATTCGCGATTTGTGGGGAAACGGCTACCTACAGAAGCTGAGTGGGAAAAAGCCGCTAGTTGGGATGCAGAGGCTGGTTGTCGTCGCATTTATCCTTGGGGAGATGAATCACCAAGTTCTGAAAATTGTAATTGCGATCGCCTGATTGGTCATACTACACCAGTAGATACCTATCCAACCGGACAAAGTGCCTATGGCTTATACGATACTCTCGGTAATGTTTGGGAATGGACGGCTTCCTGGTTTGATGGGTACGAGGGTTTCCAGAGTTACCCTTACATCGGTTATTCCCAAGTCTACTTTGACAATAAGCACCGTGTTTTAAAAGGCGGGAGTTGGGCTACACGTCATTGGGGACTGCGTGCTAGTTTTCGCAATTGGTATTATCCAGACGTGTATCAAATTTTCGCGGGTTTTCGCTGTGCTGAGTAA
- the egtD gene encoding L-histidine N(alpha)-methyltransferase: MSISKAASSKVSYPKSIEERLQIERLVPATEIFTSNAGTDVIQGLTQTPKTLTPCYLYDDRGSELFEEICELPEYYVTRTETWILQQYAGEIAQITGPCELVELGSGSSTKTRILLDAYQQLGYPLLYVPIDVSAGILESTARQLLADYPSLKVHALAGTYELALAKILPSPSPSRMIGFIGSTLGNLKPQECDIFLSQIANALQVGEYFLLGIDLQKPKHILEPAYDDSQGVTAAFNLNMLEHLNQRFEGNFDTTQFEHWAFYNETENQIEMHLRSLRSQSVELSALNLTVDFALGETIRTEISRKFDLNVIQQQLTARGLVPLNVWTDPNQWFGLLLCQRQV, from the coding sequence ATGTCAATATCTAAAGCTGCTAGCAGCAAAGTTAGTTACCCAAAAAGTATTGAAGAACGCTTGCAGATCGAGCGTTTAGTACCAGCAACTGAAATATTTACATCTAATGCTGGAACTGATGTGATTCAGGGATTAACTCAAACACCCAAAACCCTAACACCTTGTTACCTTTATGATGATCGTGGATCTGAGTTATTTGAGGAAATCTGTGAATTACCAGAATATTATGTGACACGCACAGAAACCTGGATTTTACAGCAGTATGCTGGTGAAATAGCCCAAATAACTGGCCCTTGTGAATTGGTGGAACTTGGTAGTGGCAGCTCTACCAAAACCAGAATTTTATTAGATGCTTACCAGCAGCTAGGTTACCCTCTGCTATATGTGCCGATTGATGTCAGTGCAGGGATCTTAGAAAGTACTGCTAGGCAGCTATTGGCGGATTACCCATCTTTAAAAGTTCACGCACTGGCAGGAACCTATGAGTTAGCTTTGGCAAAAATATTGCCATCGCCATCACCCAGTCGGATGATTGGTTTTATCGGCAGCACTTTAGGTAATCTCAAGCCCCAAGAGTGTGATATTTTTCTGTCTCAAATTGCAAATGCTCTGCAAGTAGGTGAGTATTTCTTGTTAGGGATAGACTTACAAAAACCAAAACATATCTTAGAACCTGCTTATGACGATAGCCAAGGTGTCACGGCGGCGTTTAACCTGAATATGTTGGAGCATTTAAATCAGCGCTTTGAGGGAAATTTTGACACGACGCAGTTTGAACACTGGGCTTTTTATAACGAAACTGAAAACCAAATCGAGATGCATTTACGCAGTTTGCGATCGCAATCTGTAGAATTAAGCGCTCTTAACCTCACGGTTGATTTTGCTCTAGGGGAAACTATCCGCACGGAAATTTCCCGCAAATTTGATCTCAACGTGATTCAACAGCAACTCACCGCGAGGGGTTTAGTACCTCTGAATGTGTGGACTGATCCTAATCAGTGGTTTGGTTTGTTGCTTTGTCAACGGCAAGTATAA